The following proteins come from a genomic window of Miscanthus floridulus cultivar M001 chromosome 2, ASM1932011v1, whole genome shotgun sequence:
- the LOC136540778 gene encoding ethylene-responsive transcription factor ERF027-like — translation MEQEQEAGTAQQLLGRRVRADTRHPVYRGIRHRGGKWVSEIREPRKSNRIWLGTYPVAEMAAAAYDAAALALRGAEAALNFPGAALSRPAPASCSPDDIRAAAAAAAAAAVIARSHSPRASGEAAASTSSSGAGARGPAPEHRAGDSRRIVDEDDVFHVPELLAGMAEGLMMSPPRLVSPATDGAVSPEEDGSEDGVVSLWDHS, via the coding sequence atggagcaggagcaggaggcgGGCACAGCACAGCAACTGCTCGGGAGGCGCGTGCGCGCGGACACGCGGCACCCGGTGTACCGCGGCATCCGGCACCGCGGGGGCAAGTGGGTGTCGGAGATCCGGGAGCCGCGCAAGTCCAACAGGATCTGGCTGGGCACGTACCCGGTGGCGGAGATGGCGGCTGCCGCGTACGACGCCGCCGCATTGGCGCTGCGGggcgccgaggccgcgctcaaCTTCCCCGGCGCGGCCCTGTCGCGGCCCGCGCCGGCCTCGTGCTCCCCCGACGACAtccgcgcggccgccgccgccgctgctgccgccgcggTGATCGCCCGCTCCCACTCGCCGCGGGCGAGTGGTGAAGCTGCTGCGAGCACGTCGTCGTCCGGTGCCGGTGCCCGCGGCCCGGCGCCGGAGCACCGAGCGGGCGACAGCAGGCGCATCGTGGATGAGGACGACGTGTTCCACGTGCCCGAGCTGCTGGCGGGCATGGCCGAGGGCCTGATGATGAGCCCGCCGAGGCTCGTCAGCCCCGCGACGGACGGCGCCGTGTCGCCGGAGGAGGACGGCAGCGAGGACGGCGTGGTGAGCCTGTGGGATCACTCGTGA